From a single Oncorhynchus tshawytscha isolate Ot180627B linkage group LG33, Otsh_v2.0, whole genome shotgun sequence genomic region:
- the LOC112231125 gene encoding T-cell surface antigen CD2 isoform X1, translated as MEFTNMSSPHTLRVLTSTGGLPMWMMLLHLYRSYVVAEDIRVVGRVGNSIFLHPKMHLHTKISDIRWKHENTDMLIARNGTLVNLMDRCEIFLNGSLKFNEGLKRDSGNYTVQQYSENGGHLSERHIELSILEPVSKPKVRTSCTFDGRVVLTCSVDKGDRVVMIWTEQPFAWTGSNQTLSSGPVLFLDSHTPGNLTCVAMNEISEEGFSPAVLTCRGHRSAVAAFGLFAFALTTLAVAILHLKKRRQKKKKGQSQTEYVEENNYIGPQEETTIHPDQDTSHYEFCRPLAPASSQRKRRLSLELNDIYV; from the exons ATGGAG TTTACAAACATGTCCTCACCCCATACTCTGAGAGTTTTAACATCTACTGGTGGGCTTCCAATGTGGATGATGCTTCTTCACCTCTACAGAAGCTATG TTGTTGCAGAAGACATCAGAGTAGTTGGACGAGTAGGAAACTCCATATTCCTTCACCCTAAAATGCACTTACACACCAAGATCTCTGACATAAGATGGAAACATGAGAATACAGATATGTTAATAGCTAGAAATGGTACGCTTGTTAATTTAATGGATAGGTGTGAGATCTTTCTAAATGGTTCACTGAAGTTTAATGAAGGACTGAAAAGAGACAGTGGAAATTATACTGTTCAACAATACAGTGAAAATGGAGGCCATTTATCCGAGCGGCACATTGAGCTCAGTATTCTAG AACCTGTTTCCAAACCAAAGGTGAGAACCTCCTGTACTTTTGATGGGAGAGTTGTTCTGACCTGCTCTGTTGACAAAGGAGACAGAGTTGTGATGATCTGGACCGAGCAGCCATTTGCCTGGACAGGGTCCAATCAGACCCTGAGCTCAGGTCCTGTTCTATTCCTGGACAGCCATACGCCTGGAAACCTGACCTGTGTGGCAATGAACGAAATAAGTGAGGAAGGCTTCAGCCCAGCTGTCCTAACATGCAGAG GTCACAGGTCAGCTGTGGCTGCATTTGGTCTCTTTGCATTTGCACTGACGACACTGGCCGTCGCCATTCTACATTTGAAGAAGAGGCGTCAGAAAAAGAAAAAAGGTCAAAGTCAGACTGAAT ATGTGGAGGAGAACAACTACATTGGGCCGCAGGAGGAGACCACAATCCACCCAGACCAAGACACCTCCCATTACG AATTCTGCAGACCTCTTGCACCTGCTTCCAGCCAGAGAAAGAGACGACTATCACTGGAGTTGAATGATATCTATGTATGA
- the LOC112231125 gene encoding uncharacterized protein LOC112231125 isoform X2 yields the protein MEFTNMSSPHTLRVLTSTGGLPMWMMLLHLYRSYEPVSKPKVRTSCTFDGRVVLTCSVDKGDRVVMIWTEQPFAWTGSNQTLSSGPVLFLDSHTPGNLTCVAMNEISEEGFSPAVLTCRGHRSAVAAFGLFAFALTTLAVAILHLKKRRQKKKKGQSQTEYVEENNYIGPQEETTIHPDQDTSHYEFCRPLAPASSQRKRRLSLELNDIYV from the exons ATGGAG TTTACAAACATGTCCTCACCCCATACTCTGAGAGTTTTAACATCTACTGGTGGGCTTCCAATGTGGATGATGCTTCTTCACCTCTACAGAAGCTATG AACCTGTTTCCAAACCAAAGGTGAGAACCTCCTGTACTTTTGATGGGAGAGTTGTTCTGACCTGCTCTGTTGACAAAGGAGACAGAGTTGTGATGATCTGGACCGAGCAGCCATTTGCCTGGACAGGGTCCAATCAGACCCTGAGCTCAGGTCCTGTTCTATTCCTGGACAGCCATACGCCTGGAAACCTGACCTGTGTGGCAATGAACGAAATAAGTGAGGAAGGCTTCAGCCCAGCTGTCCTAACATGCAGAG GTCACAGGTCAGCTGTGGCTGCATTTGGTCTCTTTGCATTTGCACTGACGACACTGGCCGTCGCCATTCTACATTTGAAGAAGAGGCGTCAGAAAAAGAAAAAAGGTCAAAGTCAGACTGAAT ATGTGGAGGAGAACAACTACATTGGGCCGCAGGAGGAGACCACAATCCACCCAGACCAAGACACCTCCCATTACG AATTCTGCAGACCTCTTGCACCTGCTTCCAGCCAGAGAAAGAGACGACTATCACTGGAGTTGAATGATATCTATGTATGA